In the Candidatus Krumholzibacteriia bacterium genome, one interval contains:
- a CDS encoding MTH1187 family thiamine-binding protein has product MKVIADLTVLPLGVGVSLSKYIAACEKVLNEARLETRLHAYGTNIEGEWDDVFAAIKRCHVVLHEMGVPRVSCVIKAGTRTDRAQTMDDKVRSVEEKM; this is encoded by the coding sequence ATGAAAGTCATCGCCGATCTGACCGTGCTCCCCCTGGGAGTCGGCGTCTCCCTGTCCAAATACATTGCTGCGTGCGAAAAGGTCCTCAATGAGGCAAGACTCGAAACGCGCCTGCACGCCTATGGAACCAACATCGAGGGTGAGTGGGACGACGTGTTCGCCGCCATCAAGCGCTGCCACGTCGTGCTCCACGAAATGGGCGTTCCGCGCGTGTCGTGCGTGATCAAAGCGGGAACGCGCACCGACCGCGCCCAGACCATGGACGACAAGGTGCGCAGCGTCGAAGAGAAGATGTAG